Proteins found in one Bremerella volcania genomic segment:
- a CDS encoding RNA polymerase sigma factor — MALSAEQFHRLVDQHGPTLYRVAYRLMGNRHDAEDVVQDAFRSVWDSRDRFDAEKGERAWLIAILRRRVVDRWRRKKQPMPLSDHDETTPELVAPVEPEQGFSDEMQAALQCLSEELREAILLVVVGELTHQEAADLLKVPLGTVLSRVSRARKKLHLELSTRLSS, encoded by the coding sequence TTGGCTCTTTCCGCCGAGCAGTTTCACCGATTGGTCGACCAGCATGGCCCGACGCTTTATCGCGTTGCCTATCGTTTGATGGGTAATCGCCATGATGCCGAGGACGTGGTGCAGGACGCTTTCCGATCGGTTTGGGACAGCCGCGATCGATTTGACGCAGAAAAGGGAGAGCGAGCCTGGCTGATTGCTATTCTCCGTCGTCGTGTTGTCGACCGATGGCGTCGCAAAAAGCAGCCAATGCCCCTTTCCGACCACGATGAGACCACCCCTGAATTGGTCGCACCCGTTGAACCGGAACAAGGATTCAGCGACGAGATGCAGGCTGCTTTACAGTGTCTCTCGGAAGAGCTTCGTGAGGCAATTCTGTTGGTGGTCGTTGGCGAACTGACCCACCAGGAGGCCGCGGACCTGCTGAAAGTTCCCCTGGGAACGGTCCTTTCCCGCGTGAGTCGTGCTCGCAAGAAACTTCATCTAGAATTATCCACACGATTGTCATCCTGA